The following proteins are co-located in the Billgrantia tianxiuensis genome:
- a CDS encoding sensor histidine kinase — MKPRLSLKKRIALTYILLTVAVAGAFSAVSYVAVKVIEEQVIDARLAKLAERLIDLHQLGDVPDAPPDVHFHINDDIPGALRELPMGSHELALGERQVRVLLTEHGASRYAVVQEVDELEHAERVILLALAIGFVVSVLLAAVLGVLSARRVMAPVAALAEAVERNAGPTELPSLSAQDEIGSLSRAFAKRTDKLQQFLRRERLFTGDVSHELRTPLTVMLGAAEVLKAQLPEHSRQSETAERIRRVAAETSQRVSALLLLSRAPDTLDAPRIVLNTIIESEMERCRPLLSGSAVQCRLEWKEPVWADIHPDLAGIMIGNLLRNACQHTSQGMILVQLTPGRLVIEDTGPGIPQGVRERLFERFVHGRDTAGQEGVGLGLAIVKRVVEHVGWEVRLEVPQAGGARFVLTFPPVHAVSAP, encoded by the coding sequence GTGAAGCCTAGACTTTCTCTCAAGAAGCGCATCGCGCTCACCTACATTCTGTTGACCGTTGCCGTGGCCGGCGCCTTCAGTGCGGTTTCCTATGTCGCGGTGAAAGTGATCGAAGAGCAGGTCATCGACGCTCGACTCGCCAAGTTGGCGGAAAGATTGATCGATCTCCATCAGTTGGGCGATGTCCCGGATGCGCCACCGGACGTGCATTTCCATATCAATGACGACATACCCGGCGCGTTACGTGAACTGCCCATGGGTAGCCATGAGTTGGCGCTCGGGGAGCGCCAGGTGCGCGTGCTGTTGACGGAGCACGGTGCTAGCCGGTACGCCGTGGTGCAGGAAGTCGATGAACTCGAACATGCGGAAAGGGTCATCCTGCTTGCCTTGGCCATCGGCTTTGTCGTCAGCGTTCTGCTCGCCGCCGTACTTGGTGTGCTGAGCGCTCGGCGCGTGATGGCGCCGGTGGCGGCGCTTGCCGAGGCGGTGGAGCGTAACGCAGGCCCGACCGAACTGCCTTCCCTTTCCGCGCAAGACGAAATTGGCTCGTTGTCTCGTGCCTTTGCCAAGCGGACCGACAAGCTACAGCAGTTCCTGCGACGTGAGCGGCTCTTTACCGGCGACGTCAGTCACGAATTGCGCACGCCTCTGACGGTCATGCTGGGCGCGGCGGAAGTTCTGAAAGCTCAGTTGCCGGAGCATTCCAGGCAATCCGAGACCGCGGAACGCATTCGCCGCGTGGCGGCGGAGACCTCGCAGCGGGTCAGCGCGCTGCTCCTGCTTTCGCGTGCCCCGGATACCCTGGATGCGCCGCGTATCGTGCTGAATACGATCATCGAGTCGGAGATGGAACGCTGCCGGCCCCTGCTGAGCGGAAGTGCCGTTCAATGCCGGCTGGAGTGGAAGGAGCCTGTGTGGGCCGACATACACCCCGACCTGGCCGGGATCATGATCGGCAATTTGCTGCGTAATGCCTGCCAGCATACCAGCCAGGGCATGATTCTCGTGCAACTCACGCCGGGCCGGCTGGTAATCGAGGATACTGGCCCCGGCATCCCCCAGGGTGTGCGCGAGAGACTATTCGAACGCTTCGTCCATGGCCGCGATACCGCCGGGCAAGAAGGGGTGGGGCTGGGCCTGGCCATCGTCAAGCGCGTGGTCGAGCATGTCGGTTGGGAGGTTCGCCTGGAGGTGCCGCAAGCCGGGGGAGCCCGCTTCGTGCTGACGTTCCCTCCGGTTCATGCCGTGTCAGCTCCTTAA
- a CDS encoding carbonic anhydrase, protein MRTPMKKTAIAVAMSLLSGFAHAGDGHAWSYSGETGPENWAQLTPEYGACAGSNQSPIDLTGFIDAELEPIDFHYENGGAEILNNGHTVQINVHPGDTITVDGIEFELKQFHFHVPSENLIHGESFPMEGHLVHADEDGNLAVVAVMVTEGEANEALARAWAQMPEEGETLALTSDISPLGILPADRDYYRFNGSLTTPPCTEGVRWLVLKQPITASQEQIDQFLAAIDDHHNNRPVQPVNARPVLQ, encoded by the coding sequence TTGAGGACCCCCATGAAAAAAACTGCGATCGCTGTCGCCATGTCGCTGCTTTCAGGTTTTGCCCATGCCGGCGACGGGCACGCCTGGAGCTATTCCGGCGAAACCGGGCCTGAGAATTGGGCACAGCTGACCCCGGAGTACGGTGCCTGTGCGGGCAGCAACCAGTCGCCCATCGACCTGACTGGGTTCATTGACGCCGAACTCGAGCCCATCGATTTTCATTACGAAAATGGCGGCGCGGAAATCCTCAATAACGGCCATACCGTCCAGATAAACGTGCATCCAGGCGACACCATTACCGTTGACGGTATCGAGTTCGAGTTGAAGCAGTTCCATTTCCATGTGCCGAGCGAGAACCTCATCCACGGCGAATCGTTCCCCATGGAAGGCCACCTCGTACATGCCGACGAGGATGGCAACCTGGCTGTCGTCGCGGTCATGGTGACGGAGGGTGAGGCCAACGAAGCCCTTGCAAGAGCATGGGCGCAAATGCCGGAAGAGGGCGAAACGCTGGCGCTGACGTCAGACATCTCCCCGCTGGGCATTTTGCCTGCCGACCGTGATTACTATCGCTTCAATGGCTCGCTGACCACGCCCCCCTGCACCGAGGGCGTGCGCTGGCTGGTGCTGAAGCAGCCGATTACCGCGTCCCAGGAGCAGATCGATCAGTTCCTGGCGGCCATCGACGATCATCACAACAATCGCCCGGTGCAACCGGTCAACGCTCGCCCTGTTCTGCAGTAA
- a CDS encoding PhzF family phenazine biosynthesis protein — protein MSGTLYRLAAFTDDPSGGNPAGVWLGEALPEPAEMQRIAAEVGYSETAFIAPAEGERRIVRYYSPEAEVSFCGHATVASGVQMGRLSGAGTYMLDTAVGEVMVTVNQVEGEWQASLVSVTPEFRPAEPELVEDVRELLGWQADELDLEIPPARAYAGAWHLVLACKTEQRLARLEYDFERLKALMLREGLTTLQLVWRESAERFHARDPFPVGGVVEDPATGAAAAALGGYLRDAGLLQAPAQLTILQGETMGRPSRLQVDIPLSGGIVVTGQAVSLEG, from the coding sequence ATGAGCGGCACTCTCTATCGCCTTGCGGCGTTTACCGACGATCCGAGCGGCGGCAACCCCGCCGGGGTGTGGCTTGGCGAGGCGTTGCCCGAGCCGGCGGAGATGCAACGTATCGCCGCCGAGGTGGGCTATTCCGAAACCGCCTTCATCGCCCCGGCCGAGGGCGAGCGGCGCATTGTGCGTTATTACAGCCCCGAAGCGGAAGTGAGTTTTTGCGGCCATGCCACGGTGGCCAGCGGCGTGCAGATGGGACGGCTGAGCGGGGCGGGTACTTACATGCTGGATACGGCGGTGGGCGAGGTGATGGTCACCGTCAACCAGGTGGAAGGGGAGTGGCAGGCCTCGCTGGTGTCGGTGACGCCGGAGTTCCGCCCCGCCGAGCCGGAGCTGGTCGAGGATGTGCGTGAACTGCTCGGCTGGCAGGCAGACGAACTCGATCTCGAGATTCCGCCTGCGCGGGCCTACGCCGGGGCCTGGCACCTGGTGCTGGCGTGCAAGACAGAGCAGCGCCTCGCGCGGCTCGAGTACGATTTCGAGCGGCTCAAGGCGCTGATGCTGCGCGAGGGCCTGACCACGCTGCAGCTGGTGTGGCGCGAGAGTGCAGAGCGCTTCCATGCGCGCGATCCGTTCCCGGTAGGCGGCGTGGTGGAAGACCCCGCCACCGGCGCGGCGGCCGCGGCGCTGGGCGGCTACCTGCGCGATGCGGGCCTGCTCCAGGCGCCCGCCCAACTGACGATCCTGCAAGGCGAGACGATGGGGCGGCCCAGCCGCCTGCAGGTCGACATTCCGCTGTCAGGCGGCATCGTGGTGACCGGGCAGGCGGTGAGCCTGGAGGGCTGA
- a CDS encoding GlxA family transcriptional regulator: MSMHKPTIALLAIPEVAASTLYGVYDVFSSAGRDWPALIEGKPGESLFVPRVVARSGTHEMTVANGVRIVPDAGLDWVPDVVCIPEIMLPPDAVLEGRYSEEIAWIKRCHAAGAILATACSGALLLAESGLLRGEDATTHWAYCDVLGRYPGVRVHPHRALVIGGIGSRLVMAGGGTSWNDLALYLVARLAGIDEAMNIAKLFLIDWHAAGQLPFAMLARTRQCEDAVIARCQTWVAEHYDEPSPVASLIEVSGLSERSFHRRFRKATGLTPTEYVHTLRLEEAKQMLETEATPVDAIAEAVGYEDGAFFGRLFRRKVGLTPAQYRRRFGGLRKALSG; the protein is encoded by the coding sequence ATGTCGATGCACAAACCCACCATTGCGCTGCTGGCGATTCCCGAAGTGGCGGCTTCCACCCTCTACGGCGTTTACGACGTCTTCTCCTCGGCGGGGCGCGACTGGCCTGCCCTGATCGAGGGCAAGCCCGGCGAGTCGCTATTCGTACCCAGGGTGGTGGCACGTAGCGGTACGCATGAAATGACCGTCGCCAACGGGGTGCGCATCGTTCCTGATGCCGGCCTGGACTGGGTGCCCGACGTGGTGTGTATACCCGAGATCATGCTGCCGCCCGATGCGGTGCTCGAGGGCCGCTATAGCGAGGAGATTGCATGGATCAAGCGCTGTCATGCTGCTGGCGCCATCCTGGCGACCGCCTGCTCGGGTGCCCTGTTGCTGGCTGAGTCTGGGCTGTTGCGGGGCGAGGATGCCACCACGCATTGGGCCTACTGCGATGTGCTGGGGCGCTATCCGGGCGTGCGGGTGCATCCGCACCGCGCGCTGGTGATCGGCGGCATCGGGAGTCGCCTGGTCATGGCGGGGGGCGGTACTTCCTGGAACGATCTGGCGCTCTACCTCGTCGCCCGCCTGGCCGGTATCGACGAGGCGATGAATATCGCCAAGCTGTTCTTGATCGATTGGCATGCCGCCGGTCAGCTTCCCTTTGCCATGCTTGCGCGCACCCGCCAGTGCGAGGATGCCGTCATCGCTCGCTGCCAGACGTGGGTGGCCGAGCACTACGATGAGCCTTCTCCTGTGGCCTCGCTGATCGAGGTTTCGGGGCTGAGCGAGCGCAGCTTTCACCGCCGCTTCAGGAAGGCCACCGGCCTGACGCCCACGGAATACGTGCACACCCTGCGCCTGGAAGAGGCCAAGCAGATGCTGGAGACCGAGGCCACTCCCGTGGATGCCATTGCCGAGGCCGTGGGCTATGAAGACGGCGCCTTCTTCGGCCGGCTGTTCCGACGCAAGGTGGGACTGACGCCGGCCCAGTACCGGCGTCGCTTTGGCGGACTGAGAAAGGCGCTGTCGGGGTGA
- a CDS encoding carboxymuconolactone decarboxylase family protein yields the protein MNYYSASPDGLKAMLELQNHVHKAAEAGELGDGLLALVYTRVSQINGCAYCIDMHTKDARKAGETEQRLYALSAWRETPFYSPRERAALAWAEANTLIAGNGIDDALFEATREHFSAKGLADLTLAICTINAWNRLSISFAAQAGSYQPK from the coding sequence ATGAACTACTATTCCGCCAGTCCCGACGGCCTCAAGGCCATGCTCGAGCTGCAGAACCACGTTCACAAGGCAGCGGAAGCGGGTGAACTTGGCGATGGCCTGCTGGCACTGGTCTACACCCGCGTCTCGCAGATCAACGGCTGTGCCTACTGCATCGACATGCATACCAAGGACGCACGCAAGGCCGGTGAAACCGAGCAGCGGCTCTACGCCCTGAGCGCCTGGCGCGAAACGCCCTTCTACTCCCCGCGCGAACGCGCCGCCCTGGCCTGGGCCGAGGCCAATACCCTGATCGCCGGGAACGGCATCGACGACGCCCTGTTCGAGGCCACCCGCGAGCACTTCTCCGCGAAGGGCCTGGCCGACCTCACCCTGGCGATCTGCACCATCAACGCCTGGAACCGCCTGTCGATCAGCTTTGCCGCGCAGGCCGGCAGCTACCAGCCCAAGTAA
- a CDS encoding NAD(P)/FAD-dependent oxidoreductase: protein MDGTRIVVVGGGAGGLELVTRLGRRLGRRGKAEITLIDRNPTHIWKPLLHEVATGALDSSIDEISYQSHAQLNGYRFQRGTLEGLDRDARQLRLAPVLDDHGVEVLPARSLDYDLLVLALGSVSNDFGTPGVAEHCHFLDSPAQAEAFRRDMLNTFLRYSDPERREHPHLTVGIVGAGATGVELAAELYDASRMLHSYGFTEMDSRHLEVHLIEAAPDVLPALPERIRSAVRSELERLGVRVHTNTRVVCVEENAIVTADEERIDTDLNVWAAGIKAPNVLRDLGLTLDRNQRIQVEPTLQSIDDPNIFVLGDCASCPQPDGSVVPPRAQAAHQQAQRLYKNLLARIDNGTLKPFRYRDRGSLISLAHFEAIGSLMRGASARSLFIEGRLAKFFYASLYRMHQRAIHGTAKTALILLSDGLNRFIRPRMKLH from the coding sequence ATGGACGGAACACGAATCGTGGTGGTCGGCGGTGGTGCCGGCGGGCTGGAGCTGGTCACTCGCCTCGGCCGGCGCCTGGGGCGACGCGGCAAGGCCGAGATCACGCTGATCGACCGCAACCCGACCCATATCTGGAAGCCACTGCTGCATGAGGTCGCCACCGGCGCGCTCGACTCCAGCATCGACGAGATCTCCTATCAGAGCCATGCCCAGCTTAATGGATACCGCTTCCAGCGCGGCACGCTCGAGGGCCTCGACCGCGACGCCCGCCAGTTGCGCCTGGCCCCGGTGCTCGACGACCACGGTGTGGAAGTGCTGCCGGCCCGCAGCCTGGACTACGACCTGCTGGTGCTGGCGCTGGGCAGTGTGAGCAACGATTTCGGCACCCCCGGCGTTGCCGAGCACTGCCATTTCCTCGATAGCCCGGCCCAGGCCGAGGCCTTCCGGCGCGATATGCTCAATACCTTCCTGCGCTACAGCGACCCCGAGCGGCGAGAGCATCCGCACCTCACGGTGGGCATCGTCGGTGCCGGCGCCACCGGGGTGGAGCTGGCGGCGGAGCTCTACGACGCCTCGCGCATGCTGCACAGCTACGGCTTCACCGAGATGGACAGCCGCCACCTGGAAGTTCACCTGATCGAAGCGGCACCGGACGTGCTGCCAGCCCTGCCCGAGCGCATTCGCAGCGCCGTGCGCAGCGAGCTGGAACGCCTCGGCGTACGGGTGCATACCAACACCCGGGTGGTGTGCGTGGAGGAGAACGCCATCGTCACCGCCGACGAGGAGCGCATCGACACGGACCTCAACGTCTGGGCTGCCGGAATAAAGGCACCCAACGTGCTGCGCGACCTGGGCCTGACTCTGGACCGCAACCAGCGTATTCAGGTGGAGCCAACCCTGCAAAGCATCGACGACCCCAACATCTTCGTGCTCGGCGACTGCGCCAGCTGCCCGCAGCCGGACGGCAGCGTGGTACCGCCACGAGCGCAGGCCGCCCATCAGCAGGCGCAGCGGCTCTACAAGAACCTACTCGCCCGGATCGACAACGGTACGCTCAAGCCGTTCCGCTACCGCGACCGCGGCTCGCTCATCTCGCTGGCTCACTTCGAGGCGATCGGCAGCCTGATGCGCGGCGCCTCGGCGCGCAGCCTGTTCATCGAGGGGCGCCTGGCCAAGTTCTTCTACGCCTCGCTCTATCGCATGCACCAGCGCGCCATTCACGGCACCGCCAAGACCGCGCTCATTCTGCTCTCGGACGGGCTCAACCGCTTCATCCGCCCCCGCATGAAGCTGCACTGA
- a CDS encoding helix-turn-helix domain-containing protein yields MLQQVAPSGKLRPYVQCYWQARGQSAGEPTGVELLHPDGGMGLLFNFGGALERDGERLWGTCWADGPKRRTARLAVDGTLDLLGVHFQPGMAYPFIGEALSSLAGEALTPGEALRRLELEALHERLLETPALAGRIVLLENYLAERLQRHGAPEVPALRTSLAWLQRHQGQASIAALVEELPFGQRRLERLFQHHVGLSPKRYARLLRVAHSRQLIKQGGATALLTDTAFVAGYFDQAHFIHDFKAVTGLTPGGYLDHVRRRYGREGQP; encoded by the coding sequence GTGCTTCAGCAAGTCGCGCCCAGTGGGAAGCTGCGCCCCTACGTGCAGTGCTACTGGCAGGCGAGGGGGCAGAGTGCTGGCGAACCGACGGGGGTGGAGCTGTTGCATCCGGATGGCGGCATGGGGCTGCTGTTCAACTTCGGCGGCGCGCTGGAACGCGACGGCGAGCGACTGTGGGGCACCTGCTGGGCCGATGGCCCCAAACGCCGCACGGCACGACTGGCGGTAGACGGCACGCTCGATCTGCTCGGGGTGCACTTTCAGCCGGGCATGGCGTATCCGTTCATTGGCGAGGCGCTATCGAGCCTGGCGGGTGAAGCGCTCACGCCCGGCGAGGCCCTGCGCCGGCTCGAACTCGAGGCGCTGCACGAGCGGCTGCTTGAGACACCTGCTCTGGCGGGGCGTATTGTGCTGCTGGAGAATTATCTTGCTGAGAGATTGCAGCGGCACGGCGCACCGGAGGTGCCGGCCCTGAGGACATCGCTTGCCTGGCTACAACGCCACCAAGGCCAGGCCAGTATCGCCGCGCTGGTGGAGGAGCTGCCGTTCGGCCAGCGCCGCCTGGAGCGGTTGTTCCAGCACCATGTGGGTCTCTCGCCCAAGCGCTACGCCCGTCTGCTGCGTGTCGCCCACAGTCGCCAGCTGATCAAGCAGGGTGGGGCAACCGCTTTGCTGACAGATACCGCCTTCGTCGCCGGCTACTTCGACCAGGCCCACTTCATCCACGACTTCAAGGCCGTGACCGGCCTGACGCCGGGCGGCTATCTCGACCATGTGCGGCGGCGTTACGGTCGAGAGGGCCAACCGTAG
- a CDS encoding DUF899 domain-containing protein — protein sequence MSVHDEMSHPVVSREKWLTARKELLAREKELTRLRDDLSAKRRALPWVKIEKEYVFDTLGGHMTLADLFDGRSQLIVHHFMFGPGWEAGCIGCSFAADHIEGTLVHLKHHDVSLVRVSRAPLAEIEAYRQRMGWRAKWVSSYGSDFNYDFHVSFRPEEIAKGEVTYNYATSNVSIEDLSGLSVFYRDTSGDIFHTYSTYGRGDELVDSTYMLLDMTPKGRNETGPHHNLMDWVKRHDEYESAR from the coding sequence ATGTCAGTGCATGATGAAATGTCCCACCCCGTCGTATCCCGCGAAAAATGGCTAACCGCCCGCAAGGAACTGTTGGCAAGGGAAAAGGAGCTCACCCGCCTGCGCGACGACCTAAGCGCCAAACGTCGCGCCTTGCCGTGGGTGAAGATCGAGAAGGAATATGTCTTCGATACGCTCGGTGGCCACATGACGCTCGCCGATCTGTTCGACGGGCGCAGCCAGTTAATCGTCCATCACTTCATGTTCGGCCCCGGTTGGGAAGCGGGCTGCATCGGCTGTTCCTTCGCTGCCGATCATATCGAAGGCACGCTGGTGCATCTCAAGCATCACGATGTGAGCCTGGTACGGGTCTCTCGTGCTCCACTCGCCGAGATCGAGGCCTACCGCCAGCGCATGGGCTGGCGTGCAAAGTGGGTATCTTCATATGGCAGCGACTTCAATTACGACTTCCATGTCTCGTTCCGGCCTGAAGAGATCGCCAAGGGCGAGGTCACTTACAACTACGCCACAAGCAACGTCTCGATCGAGGATCTGAGCGGCCTCAGCGTGTTCTACCGCGATACCAGCGGAGATATCTTCCACACCTATTCGACCTACGGGCGCGGCGACGAACTCGTCGACAGCACCTATATGCTGCTCGACATGACGCCAAAGGGCCGTAACGAAACGGGTCCCCACCACAACCTGATGGACTGGGTGAAACGCCACGACGAGTACGAATCAGCGAGATAG
- a CDS encoding bifunctional helix-turn-helix transcriptional regulator/GNAT family N-acetyltransferase, which translates to MSAEQDLNERAGTVRSFNRFYTRQIGVLHEHLLESQFSLTEVRILYELAHRPMLTSADICRELGLNAGYVSRVLKGFEKQGLITKTPSPSDRRAAQLQLTDQGLATFRPLDEASQREVVGMLKQLTEPEQHQLIEAMNRIRRLLGEAGSSYLLRDPQPGDMGWIVHRQAVLYAQEYGWNEEYEALIAEIVAKYLRNFDPRWERCWIAEKDGVVVGSVFVVREDDATAKLRLLYVDPSARGHGIGSRLVDECLRFARQVGYRKMMLWTNSVLTDARRLYEKAGFELVEEEPHHSFGKDLVGQVWSREL; encoded by the coding sequence ATGAGCGCAGAGCAAGACCTAAACGAGCGGGCCGGGACCGTACGCAGCTTCAATCGTTTCTACACGCGGCAGATTGGGGTCTTGCACGAGCACCTTCTGGAGAGCCAGTTCTCGCTGACGGAAGTCCGCATCCTGTACGAGCTGGCGCACCGGCCGATGCTTACCAGCGCCGATATCTGCCGCGAGCTTGGTCTCAACGCCGGCTATGTGAGCCGGGTGCTGAAGGGCTTCGAAAAGCAGGGGCTCATTACCAAGACCCCCTCGCCCTCCGACAGACGGGCGGCGCAGCTACAGCTCACGGATCAGGGACTGGCGACATTCCGGCCGCTGGACGAGGCTTCGCAACGCGAGGTCGTCGGCATGCTGAAGCAGCTCACGGAGCCGGAGCAGCATCAGTTGATCGAAGCAATGAACCGGATCAGGCGGCTGCTCGGAGAAGCCGGCTCGAGTTATCTGCTGCGCGACCCACAGCCTGGCGACATGGGCTGGATCGTACACCGGCAGGCGGTGCTCTACGCGCAGGAGTACGGCTGGAACGAGGAGTACGAAGCGTTGATCGCGGAGATCGTAGCCAAGTACCTGCGCAATTTCGATCCGCGCTGGGAGCGGTGCTGGATCGCCGAAAAGGATGGGGTCGTCGTTGGGTCGGTGTTCGTCGTCCGGGAAGACGACGCGACCGCAAAGCTGCGGCTGCTCTACGTCGACCCCTCTGCCCGTGGGCATGGCATCGGCAGCCGCTTGGTGGATGAGTGTCTCAGGTTCGCCCGCCAGGTCGGCTACCGGAAGATGATGCTGTGGACCAACAGCGTACTGACCGATGCGCGCCGGCTCTATGAAAAAGCAGGATTCGAACTGGTGGAGGAAGAGCCCCATCACAGCTTCGGCAAGGATCTGGTAGGCCAGGTTTGGAGTCGTGAGCTGTAG